Proteins from a genomic interval of Gaiellales bacterium:
- a CDS encoding HIT domain-containing protein, with protein MEDCIFCRIVAGDLPSTRIHEDDRAIAIMDINPATRGHALVIPRRHSRDLGDIEDDDLAHCAAVARDVAARALSGLGAQGVTIMQSNGAAAWQTVFHYHVHVIPRYDGDPLVLPWDPRPADTADITDISRSYFPD; from the coding sequence ATGGAGGACTGCATCTTCTGCCGCATCGTGGCCGGCGACCTGCCGTCCACACGGATCCATGAGGACGACCGCGCGATCGCGATCATGGACATCAACCCGGCCACGCGGGGGCATGCACTGGTGATTCCACGCAGGCATTCGCGCGACCTCGGCGACATCGAGGATGACGATCTGGCGCATTGCGCGGCTGTCGCCCGGGACGTCGCCGCGCGGGCGCTCTCAGGGCTCGGTGCGCAGGGCGTGACGATCATGCAGTCGAACGGCGCGGCCGCGTGGCAGACGGTCTTCCACTACCACGTGCATGTCATCCCCCGCTATGACGGCGACCCGCTGGTGCTTCCCTGGGACCCCCGCCCGGCCGATACGGCCGACATCACCGATATAAGCAGATCTTATTTTCCGGATTAG
- a CDS encoding NAD-dependent epimerase/dehydratase family protein: MRVLITGGAGFIGSHLADALLRAGHEVRALDNLDPQVHQGGHRPGYLDAQVDLRVGDVRDHRAVADALDGVDHVVHFAAAVGVGQSMYEIERYTSINAIGAAVVLEEIAKRRDQLARVLVASSMSIYGEGRYRCEDHGLLAPQVRSDEQLDARDWELHCPHCGRELEPLPTGEDKPVHPMSVYAVNKRDHEELFLAIGRAHRLPTVAMRFFNVYGDRQALSNPYTGVAAIFGGRLLNDKRPLVFEDGGQSRDFVHVSDIAAGCVTALEAGGADYRAVNLGTGVARTVLDVATELARGLGKEHLQPEIVNKFRAGDIRHCVADISLARETLAFEPRVAFADGMQELLGWVATQQATDSVDAAAGQLEAAGLTR, encoded by the coding sequence ATGCGAGTCCTGATCACCGGCGGGGCCGGCTTCATCGGATCGCACCTTGCCGACGCCCTGCTGCGCGCCGGCCACGAGGTGCGCGCGCTGGACAACCTCGACCCCCAGGTGCACCAGGGCGGACACCGCCCCGGATACCTCGATGCGCAGGTCGACCTGCGGGTCGGTGACGTGCGCGACCACCGCGCGGTCGCCGATGCCCTCGACGGCGTCGACCATGTCGTCCATTTCGCCGCGGCGGTGGGAGTCGGCCAGTCGATGTACGAGATCGAGCGCTACACGTCGATCAACGCGATCGGCGCAGCCGTCGTGCTGGAGGAGATTGCGAAGCGGCGGGACCAGCTGGCACGCGTCCTCGTCGCGTCGTCCATGTCGATCTACGGCGAGGGCCGCTATCGGTGTGAGGACCACGGTCTGCTGGCCCCGCAGGTGCGAAGCGACGAGCAGCTGGACGCACGCGACTGGGAGCTGCACTGCCCGCACTGCGGCCGCGAGCTCGAGCCGCTGCCGACCGGCGAGGACAAGCCGGTGCACCCGATGTCCGTCTACGCCGTGAACAAGCGCGACCACGAGGAGCTGTTCCTCGCGATCGGGCGCGCCCACCGGCTGCCGACCGTGGCGATGCGGTTCTTCAACGTCTACGGCGACCGCCAGGCGCTCTCGAACCCGTACACGGGTGTCGCCGCCATCTTCGGCGGCCGGCTGCTGAACGACAAGCGCCCGCTGGTGTTCGAGGACGGCGGACAGAGCCGCGATTTCGTGCATGTCTCGGACATCGCCGCGGGCTGCGTGACGGCGCTCGAGGCCGGCGGTGCGGACTACCGGGCCGTCAACCTCGGCACCGGCGTGGCGCGGACGGTGCTCGACGTGGCGACCGAGCTCGCCCGCGGGCTGGGCAAGGAGCACCTGCAGCCCGAGATCGTGAACAAGTTCCGGGCGGGGGATATCCGCCACTGCGTGGCCGACATCTCGCTGGCGCGCGAGACGCTCGCCTTCGAGCCCAGGGTTGCGTTCGCGGACGGGATGCAGGAGCTGCTCGGGTGGGTGGCGACGCAGCAGGCGACCGACTCGGTCGACGCCGCGGCGGGCCAGCTCGAGGCCGCCGGCCTCACCCGGTGA
- a CDS encoding phosphosulfolactate synthase has translation MVEEFLGIPLRPSKPRERGLTHVMDKGMTLAEVNGMFETAGEYVDIVKLGWGTSYVTQNLPDKVKLYRSFDTPVMCGGTLLEAAVARGRVDEFKRWVKGHGFTHVEVSDGTLRMERESKQELISALAEDFVVLSEVGSKDQDAIYAPYQWVAWIREELEAGAWKVITEARETGTAGIFRGTGEVRSGLIDEIVHEIPVDNLLFEAPQKEQQAWFIRHLGSEVNLGNIPPDEVIPLETLRLGLRSDTMPDLLLRDIPTAT, from the coding sequence ATGGTCGAAGAGTTCCTGGGAATCCCGCTGCGCCCGTCGAAGCCGCGCGAACGCGGCCTCACCCATGTCATGGACAAGGGCATGACGCTGGCCGAGGTGAACGGGATGTTCGAGACGGCCGGCGAGTACGTCGACATCGTCAAGCTCGGCTGGGGCACGTCGTACGTCACGCAGAACCTGCCCGACAAGGTGAAGCTCTACCGCTCCTTCGACACCCCGGTGATGTGCGGCGGCACGCTGCTCGAGGCAGCGGTTGCGCGCGGCCGGGTGGACGAGTTCAAGCGCTGGGTGAAGGGCCACGGGTTCACCCACGTCGAGGTGTCTGACGGCACGCTGCGCATGGAGCGCGAGAGCAAGCAGGAGCTGATCAGCGCGCTTGCCGAGGACTTCGTCGTGCTGTCCGAGGTCGGCTCGAAGGACCAGGACGCCATCTACGCGCCCTACCAGTGGGTGGCCTGGATCCGCGAGGAGCTCGAGGCGGGGGCGTGGAAGGTGATCACCGAGGCGCGCGAGACGGGGACCGCCGGCATCTTCCGCGGCACCGGCGAGGTGCGCAGCGGGCTGATCGACGAGATCGTGCACGAGATCCCGGTCGACAACCTGCTGTTCGAGGCGCCCCAGAAGGAGCAGCAGGCGTGGTTCATCCGGCACCTGGGCTCCGAGGTGAACCTCGGCAACATCCCTCCGGACGAGGTGATCCCGCTCGAGACGCTGCGCCTGGGCCTGCGGTCGGACACCATGCCGGACCTCCTGCTCCGCGACATCCCCACCGCCACGTGA
- a CDS encoding glycosyltransferase family 2 protein has product MTAAPDITVSLVNTNNRELLLGCLASLAAAARETVLETIVVDNASTDGSAAAVREAYPDVEVVERDRRHGFGANHNQAIARATGRYVLILNEDTVLHEGALDRMRSFMDGHPEVGACGPKILNPDGSQQPSAFRFPTPARVALTALTLQRRGWIQSRAEHIVRVDWVCGAAILARLPALRAVGGFDERLFIYSEDPDLCLRLREAGYATAYFPYASLVHFENATTDGVPERRIAQMERSRALYTRKHHGAAGEYAVRGLTAASFAARAALAKGLLAVPGGERVKRVDEDAPRRFVAHVRAAVRPNGMPGIEDAADEFNARRAASAP; this is encoded by the coding sequence GTGACCGCGGCTCCCGACATCACCGTCTCGCTGGTCAACACGAACAACCGGGAGCTGCTGCTCGGGTGCCTGGCGTCGCTTGCAGCGGCCGCACGCGAGACCGTGCTCGAGACGATCGTGGTCGACAACGCGTCGACCGACGGCAGCGCGGCCGCGGTTCGGGAGGCGTATCCGGACGTCGAGGTGGTCGAGCGGGATCGGCGGCACGGCTTCGGCGCCAACCACAACCAGGCGATCGCACGGGCCACGGGGCGGTACGTGCTGATCCTGAACGAGGACACGGTGCTGCACGAGGGTGCGCTCGACCGCATGCGCAGCTTCATGGATGGGCACCCCGAGGTCGGCGCCTGCGGGCCCAAGATCCTGAATCCCGACGGCTCCCAGCAGCCGTCCGCCTTCCGGTTCCCGACCCCTGCGCGGGTCGCGCTGACGGCGCTGACGCTGCAGCGGAGGGGATGGATCCAGTCGCGGGCCGAGCACATCGTGCGGGTCGACTGGGTGTGCGGGGCGGCGATCCTCGCCCGGCTGCCGGCACTGCGCGCGGTGGGCGGCTTCGACGAGCGGCTGTTCATCTACTCGGAGGATCCCGACCTCTGCCTGCGGCTCCGCGAAGCGGGATACGCGACCGCCTACTTCCCGTATGCCTCGCTCGTGCACTTCGAGAATGCGACCACGGATGGTGTGCCGGAGCGGCGGATCGCCCAGATGGAGCGCAGCCGGGCGCTCTACACGCGAAAGCATCACGGCGCTGCCGGGGAGTATGCGGTGCGAGGGCTGACGGCGGCCAGCTTCGCCGCCCGCGCGGCGCTTGCGAAGGGGCTGCTCGCGGTGCCCGGCGGCGAGCGCGTCAAGCGCGTCGACGAGGACGCGCCGCGCAGGTTCGTCGCGCACGTGCGCGCGGCGGTGCGACCGAACGGCATGCCCGGCATCGAGGACGCCGCCGACGAGTTCAACGCGCGGCGCGCAGCCTCGGCGCCTTAG
- the sat gene encoding sulfate adenylyltransferase: MAEPTTTTQAGHLIAPHGGELIDRTVTGDEAASLAEQAQSLPRVRMSEKQTADLDMIASGALSPLTGFMTRADYDASVESMHLANGVPWAMPVTLSVSEAPEGDRLALESAEGELLAVLEVEEVFTVDRENEAAKTYRTTEDAHPGVAQIYAEGPTLVGGAVTVFKRPDPAFPSHHLDPKDTRAAFAERGWSRVVGFQTRNPVHRAHEYIQKCALETVDGLLLHPLVGKTKGDDIPADVRMRCYEVLLEKYYPADRTLLGVFPAAMRYAGPREAVWHAICRKNYGCSHFIVGRDHAGVGSYYGTYDAHHIFDEFEPHELDIEPMFFDHTFFCRTCGNMASNKTCPHPQDHHVFLSGTKVREMLGNGEIPPVEFTRPEVAEVLIAAYRQS; the protein is encoded by the coding sequence ATGGCGGAGCCGACCACGACGACGCAGGCCGGACACCTGATCGCGCCGCACGGCGGCGAGCTGATCGACCGCACGGTGACGGGCGACGAGGCGGCCTCGCTGGCCGAGCAGGCGCAATCGCTGCCGCGTGTGCGGATGAGCGAGAAGCAGACGGCCGACCTCGACATGATCGCCTCTGGCGCACTGTCGCCGCTGACCGGGTTCATGACCCGTGCGGACTACGACGCGTCCGTGGAGTCGATGCACCTCGCCAACGGCGTGCCGTGGGCGATGCCGGTCACGCTCTCGGTGTCCGAGGCGCCGGAGGGCGACCGCCTCGCGCTCGAGAGCGCCGAGGGCGAGCTCCTGGCGGTGCTCGAGGTGGAGGAGGTGTTCACCGTCGACCGCGAGAACGAGGCGGCGAAGACCTACCGGACGACGGAGGACGCCCACCCGGGCGTGGCGCAGATCTATGCCGAGGGCCCGACGCTCGTGGGCGGCGCGGTGACGGTCTTCAAGCGGCCCGACCCGGCGTTCCCATCGCACCACCTCGATCCCAAGGACACGCGGGCGGCGTTCGCCGAGCGCGGCTGGAGCCGCGTCGTCGGCTTTCAGACGCGAAACCCGGTGCACCGGGCGCACGAGTACATCCAGAAGTGCGCGCTCGAGACGGTGGACGGCCTGCTGCTCCACCCGCTGGTCGGCAAGACCAAGGGCGACGACATCCCCGCCGACGTGCGGATGCGCTGCTACGAGGTGCTGCTCGAGAAGTACTACCCGGCCGACCGCACGCTGCTCGGGGTGTTCCCCGCGGCGATGCGCTACGCCGGCCCCCGTGAGGCCGTCTGGCACGCGATCTGCCGGAAGAACTACGGGTGCTCGCACTTCATCGTCGGCCGCGACCACGCCGGCGTGGGCAGCTACTACGGCACCTACGACGCGCACCACATCTTCGACGAGTTCGAGCCGCACGAGCTGGACATCGAGCCGATGTTCTTCGACCACACCTTCTTCTGCCGGACCTGCGGCAACATGGCGTCGAACAAGACGTGTCCGCATCCCCAGGACCACCACGTGTTCCTGTCCGGCACCAAGGTGCGCGAGATGCTCGGCAACGGCGAGATACCGCCGGTCGAGTTCACCCGGCCCGAGGTCGCCGAGGTGCTGATCGCGGCCTACCGCCAGAGCTAG
- a CDS encoding GNAT family N-acetyltransferase, producing the protein MRPADPVAVTARCELRLLAPQDAEPLQRLYGDPEAMRYVGADGEARTPEQTARGVGRMIEHQEQHGYSLWAVTERQSGEVIGVAGLVLEEFVGPEVEVVYELQRDRWGRGLATEVARACLDVAFGPLGLPRVIALAYPENRPSVRVMEKIGMLPDGEVEAYGRRMVRYVAEPGVNAQ; encoded by the coding sequence GTGAGGCCCGCAGATCCGGTGGCGGTGACCGCGCGGTGCGAGCTGCGGCTGCTCGCTCCGCAGGACGCCGAGCCCCTGCAGCGCCTCTATGGAGACCCCGAGGCGATGCGCTACGTCGGCGCGGACGGCGAAGCGCGCACCCCCGAGCAGACCGCCCGCGGGGTCGGCCGCATGATCGAGCACCAGGAGCAGCACGGGTACTCGCTCTGGGCGGTGACCGAGCGGCAGAGCGGCGAGGTGATCGGCGTGGCCGGGCTGGTGCTGGAGGAGTTCGTCGGCCCTGAGGTGGAGGTCGTGTACGAGCTCCAGCGCGACCGCTGGGGTCGCGGGCTCGCCACCGAGGTGGCGCGCGCCTGCCTCGACGTCGCGTTCGGGCCGCTCGGACTGCCGCGCGTGATCGCGCTCGCCTATCCCGAGAACCGGCCGTCCGTGCGGGTGATGGAGAAGATCGGCATGCTCCCCGACGGTGAGGTGGAGGCGTACGGGCGGCGGATGGTGCGCTACGTCGCCGAGCCGGGCGTTAATGCGCAGTGA
- a CDS encoding FlgD immunoglobulin-like domain containing protein: MSHPRAATALLLVIIAASAVAFLRAEQLKLRHSPVGHPHVRTAFSPGCSDAGCTRVARLGFTLRDAQHLRIAIVRPDGAVVRVLADRNVAKGAVRIPWDGSTTSGAVAPDGKYRLRVTLASGREVTIPDPIVVDTKPAGITLGAVRVGRSTVAIHYTRSEGNVHAELYVFQHGRLVIHKRHVIPRVAHFRLDAPGLRPGRATVEIVAVDGAGNRTPSPPTATVTIP, from the coding sequence GTGAGCCACCCCCGCGCCGCGACCGCACTGCTGCTGGTCATCATCGCCGCCAGCGCGGTGGCCTTCCTCAGAGCCGAGCAGCTCAAGCTCCGCCACTCGCCGGTCGGCCACCCCCACGTACGCACCGCGTTCTCGCCGGGGTGCAGCGATGCGGGGTGCACCCGGGTGGCCCGGCTCGGATTCACGCTTCGCGACGCACAGCACCTGCGGATCGCGATCGTCCGCCCGGACGGCGCAGTCGTTCGCGTGCTGGCCGATCGCAACGTGGCAAAGGGCGCCGTCCGCATTCCGTGGGACGGCAGCACGACGAGCGGCGCGGTGGCCCCGGACGGCAAGTACCGGCTTCGGGTGACGCTTGCGAGCGGCCGGGAGGTGACCATCCCGGACCCGATCGTCGTCGACACGAAGCCGGCGGGGATCACGCTCGGTGCCGTGCGCGTCGGGCGCTCGACGGTGGCCATCCACTACACGCGCTCGGAGGGGAACGTCCATGCGGAGCTGTACGTGTTCCAGCATGGCCGGCTGGTGATTCACAAGCGGCACGTCATCCCCAGGGTCGCGCACTTCCGGCTGGACGCGCCCGGCCTGCGGCCCGGCCGGGCCACCGTCGAGATCGTCGCCGTCGACGGTGCCGGGAACCGTACGCCGAGCCCGCCCACGGCGACGGTGACGATCCCGTGA
- a CDS encoding FAD-dependent oxidoreductase: MNGVPRTTDVLVVGSGGAGLAAAWAASRAGARVTVITKGSPASCNTGKAQGGIQAAVGGDDSPEQHAQDVYRSSHDTADMELVSVLTGEAPGAITWLESLGVEFSREGDGYRLARCGGATAKRLLQVGDRTGHAIAHALRGALADEGIEIHGHTPLVAVDRANGHFDATVEQHGERGVIEAGAVVLAAGGRCYAEAQRRGVLTTNQPGATGEVAQIAQEAGADARDDDSLQHHPNGGAWPPPLQGYSIPETTRSYGALLVNAEGERFVDELAPRDTVAAAIVKECDEGRGLTTPDGRPAVLLDTTRIDAGVAGEVLPYMLRRYRHAGVDPLTEPVLTYPVLHYQNGGLVIDRDGQTTVQGLFAAGEITGGVHGRNRMMGNSLLDCTVFGRRAGRAAAHAAR, from the coding sequence ATGAACGGCGTTCCACGGACAACCGACGTGCTCGTGGTCGGGAGCGGCGGCGCAGGCCTGGCGGCCGCGTGGGCTGCCTCGCGCGCAGGGGCACGCGTCACGGTCATCACAAAAGGGTCGCCCGCCTCGTGCAATACCGGCAAGGCGCAGGGCGGGATCCAGGCCGCCGTCGGCGGCGACGATTCTCCCGAGCAGCACGCGCAGGACGTTTACCGGTCGTCGCACGACACCGCCGACATGGAGCTGGTCTCGGTGCTGACCGGAGAGGCGCCCGGCGCGATCACATGGCTCGAGTCACTGGGGGTCGAGTTCTCCCGCGAGGGTGACGGCTACCGCCTCGCCCGCTGCGGCGGCGCGACCGCCAAGCGGCTGCTGCAGGTGGGCGACCGCACGGGCCACGCCATCGCCCATGCGCTGCGCGGCGCGCTCGCGGATGAGGGAATCGAGATCCACGGCCACACCCCGCTCGTCGCGGTCGACCGCGCCAATGGGCATTTCGACGCGACGGTCGAGCAGCACGGCGAGCGCGGCGTGATCGAGGCGGGCGCGGTGGTGCTCGCTGCCGGCGGCCGCTGCTACGCGGAGGCGCAGCGCCGCGGGGTGCTGACGACCAACCAGCCGGGCGCGACCGGAGAGGTCGCACAGATCGCGCAGGAAGCCGGCGCGGATGCGCGCGACGACGACTCACTCCAGCACCATCCCAACGGCGGCGCGTGGCCGCCGCCGCTGCAGGGCTACTCGATCCCCGAGACCACGCGCAGCTACGGCGCGCTGCTCGTCAACGCCGAGGGCGAGCGGTTCGTCGACGAGCTGGCCCCGCGCGACACCGTCGCCGCCGCGATCGTGAAGGAGTGCGACGAGGGGCGCGGTCTGACGACGCCCGACGGCCGGCCGGCCGTCCTGCTGGACACCACGCGGATCGACGCGGGCGTCGCCGGGGAAGTCCTGCCGTACATGCTCCGCCGCTACCGCCACGCCGGCGTCGACCCGCTGACCGAGCCGGTCCTCACCTATCCCGTGCTTCACTACCAAAACGGCGGCCTGGTGATCGACCGGGACGGCCAGACCACCGTGCAGGGCCTCTTCGCCGCCGGCGAGATCACCGGCGGCGTACATGGGCGCAACCGCATGATGGGCAACTCCCTGCTCGACTGCACCGTATTCGGACGCCGCGCCGGGCGCGCGGCCGCACACGCCGCCCGCTGA
- a CDS encoding fumarate hydratase, translating to MAIDITTDLQQTVEDASAHLYVWALKDIPQDLRDALRGAMERETHKVGKRILETINTNVSVADDTKNLVCQDTGLAVYYVRLGEHFPLHPARIEQALREGTRRATLEHPLRSNTVHTLTRVATGDNTGHKIPHIHWDFVPDWDGLDVKCIPKGSGSENMSFLKMLVPADGVAAIKRFVLDSIVGAGGKPCPPGIVGVGIGGSADLAMHLAKEAIARPVEDVNPDPDVAQLERELFELLNETGIGPMGLGGDTTVLSVHVEQAHTHITLNPVAVNYQCWAARRASAHIHADGTVDYDREA from the coding sequence GTGGCCATCGACATCACAACCGACCTGCAGCAGACCGTCGAGGACGCATCCGCGCATCTCTACGTGTGGGCGCTGAAGGACATCCCCCAGGATCTGCGCGACGCGCTGCGCGGAGCGATGGAGCGCGAGACGCACAAGGTCGGCAAGCGCATTCTCGAGACGATCAACACCAACGTCTCGGTCGCAGACGACACCAAGAATCTCGTCTGCCAGGACACCGGCCTCGCCGTCTACTACGTCCGCCTGGGCGAGCACTTCCCGCTCCACCCGGCGCGGATCGAGCAGGCGCTGCGCGAGGGAACGCGCCGCGCGACGCTCGAGCACCCGCTGCGCTCGAACACCGTCCACACCCTCACGCGTGTGGCCACCGGCGACAACACCGGGCACAAGATCCCGCACATCCACTGGGACTTCGTGCCCGACTGGGACGGGCTGGACGTGAAGTGCATCCCCAAGGGCTCGGGCTCCGAGAACATGAGCTTCCTGAAGATGCTCGTGCCCGCCGACGGCGTCGCCGCGATCAAGCGGTTCGTGCTCGACTCGATCGTCGGCGCCGGCGGCAAGCCCTGCCCGCCGGGAATCGTCGGCGTGGGCATCGGCGGCTCCGCCGACCTGGCCATGCACCTTGCCAAGGAGGCGATCGCCCGACCGGTCGAGGACGTCAACCCCGACCCCGACGTCGCCCAGCTGGAGCGCGAGCTGTTCGAGCTGCTCAACGAGACCGGCATCGGGCCGATGGGGCTCGGCGGCGACACCACCGTGCTGTCGGTGCACGTCGAGCAGGCGCACACGCACATCACGTTGAACCCCGTCGCCGTGAACTACCAGTGCTGGGCCGCCCGCCGTGCCAGCGCCCACATCCACGCCGACGGCACCGTCGACTACGACCGGGAGGCCTGA
- a CDS encoding FumA C-terminus/TtdB family hydratase beta subunit — MAHHDIGFPTDEATVRGLHAGDTVTIQGHIIGIRDATQIRIFDRGQEPPMSLEGAALLHTAPNVRKVGEGRYEPMCIGTTTSARMSRFTEGLVRDHHARAIIGKGGLLPEALAPLRQHGGVYLAIVGGAAALETTQIEEIEQVEWEDLMPECLWKFRVRDFGPLIVGMDTHGESLYENVQVEARRRLEETIYSRL, encoded by the coding sequence ATGGCCCACCACGACATCGGCTTCCCGACCGACGAGGCCACCGTCCGCGGGCTGCACGCCGGCGACACCGTCACCATCCAGGGCCACATCATCGGCATCCGCGACGCGACGCAGATCCGCATCTTCGACCGCGGCCAGGAGCCGCCGATGTCGCTCGAGGGAGCCGCGCTGCTGCACACCGCGCCCAACGTCCGCAAGGTAGGCGAGGGCCGCTACGAGCCGATGTGCATCGGCACCACGACGAGCGCGCGGATGAGCCGGTTCACCGAGGGCCTGGTGCGCGACCACCACGCCCGAGCGATCATCGGCAAGGGTGGCCTGCTGCCCGAGGCGCTCGCGCCGTTGCGGCAGCATGGCGGCGTGTACCTCGCAATCGTCGGCGGCGCGGCGGCGCTCGAGACGACGCAGATCGAGGAGATCGAGCAGGTCGAGTGGGAGGACCTCATGCCGGAATGCCTCTGGAAGTTCCGGGTGCGGGACTTCGGCCCGCTGATCGTCGGCATGGACACGCACGGCGAGTCGCTCTACGAGAATGTCCAGGTCGAGGCGCGCAGGCGGCTCGAAGAAACCATCTACTCGAGGTTGTAG
- the cysC gene encoding adenylyl-sulfate kinase → MPQENHGFTLWFTGLSGSGKSTIAEIVGPELERRGILVDHLDGDVVRTNLSKGLGFSREDRDTNILRIGFVAKLLTRHGAGVIVAAISPYAETRDAVREMLGGRFVEVHVSTSLDECARRDVKGLYAKAFSGEIKEFTGVSDPYEAPLNPEIVVDTEGRTPEESARIVIDRLEELGFIARDAEEAVA, encoded by the coding sequence GTGCCACAGGAAAACCACGGATTCACGCTCTGGTTCACCGGCCTCTCGGGCTCCGGCAAGAGCACCATCGCCGAGATCGTCGGCCCGGAGCTCGAGCGCCGCGGCATCCTCGTCGACCATCTCGACGGCGATGTCGTCCGCACCAACCTCAGCAAGGGCCTCGGCTTCTCGCGTGAGGACCGCGACACCAACATCCTGCGCATCGGCTTCGTCGCCAAGCTGCTGACGCGGCACGGCGCGGGAGTCATCGTTGCCGCCATCTCCCCGTACGCCGAGACGCGGGACGCGGTGCGCGAGATGCTGGGCGGCCGCTTCGTCGAGGTGCACGTCTCCACGTCGCTGGACGAGTGCGCCCGGCGCGACGTGAAAGGTCTGTACGCCAAGGCCTTCTCCGGCGAGATCAAGGAGTTCACGGGCGTGTCCGATCCATACGAGGCGCCACTCAACCCCGAGATCGTCGTGGACACGGAGGGCCGCACGCCCGAGGAGTCCGCGCGGATCGTCATCGACCGGCTCGAGGAGCTCGGCTTCATCGCCCGCGACGCCGAGGAGGCTGTCGCCTGA
- a CDS encoding phosphoadenylyl-sulfate reductase, with the protein MLPISAAEAARLADELEDKSAEDVLRVAVDLFHPRMVLTCSWQKQSSVLVHMLAEIEPDVRVVEFDTGLLFRETYETRRKLIERYPVRFERIEPELSVEQQAAVHGERLWERDPDACCGMRKVAPLRQALDGMDAWITGIRREQSTTRENARKIEIDERRGVVKVQPLADWTNRDVWRYIWRHGIPYNTLHDHGYPSIGCVPCTSAVAEGADERTGRWKGTGKVECGLHGS; encoded by the coding sequence ATGCTGCCCATCAGCGCGGCCGAGGCCGCGCGGCTCGCGGACGAGCTCGAGGACAAGAGCGCCGAGGACGTCCTGCGCGTCGCCGTCGACCTGTTCCACCCACGCATGGTGCTGACGTGCTCGTGGCAGAAGCAGAGCTCGGTGCTGGTGCACATGCTCGCCGAGATCGAGCCGGACGTGCGCGTCGTCGAGTTCGACACCGGGCTGCTGTTCCGTGAGACCTACGAGACGCGCCGCAAGCTGATCGAGCGCTACCCGGTCAGGTTCGAGCGGATCGAGCCGGAGCTGAGCGTCGAGCAGCAGGCCGCCGTGCACGGAGAGCGGCTCTGGGAGCGGGATCCGGACGCGTGCTGCGGCATGCGGAAGGTCGCGCCGCTGCGCCAGGCGCTCGACGGTATGGACGCGTGGATCACGGGTATTCGGCGAGAGCAGTCGACAACTCGGGAAAACGCCCGCAAAATCGAGATAGATGAGCGCCGCGGCGTGGTGAAGGTGCAGCCGCTGGCCGACTGGACGAACCGCGACGTGTGGCGCTACATCTGGAGGCACGGCATCCCCTACAACACGCTGCACGACCACGGCTATCCGTCGATCGGCTGCGTCCCCTGCACCAGCGCGGTGGCCGAGGGCGCGGACGAACGCACGGGCCGCTGGAAAGGCACCGGAAAGGTGGAGTGCGGCCTCCACGGCAGCTGA
- a CDS encoding sulfite exporter TauE/SafE family protein has translation MDINTGMIAAGLAVGILVGLTGMGAGSLMTPILISVFGIPPSTAVGSDLIYAAITKVFGAARHTQLKNVNRELGLWMGVGSVPAAILGVFTLYEIFPRIGVNVDTVLLDTIGTVLVIVGLTVAVRTFITIPGLWDASRLPTDGPLTQSHKTLAVAIGVVFGFILGLTSVGSGVFFGIALVTLFPLSARRVVGTDLFHAMLVTIAAGLATIAFGAPNYSVVGSILIGSIPGILIGSHFTHRAPERALRGAIALVLAASGLKTLDAAPVWYVVGGALVAIVAGLYVARGERLAAALQRS, from the coding sequence ATGGACATCAACACGGGCATGATCGCAGCGGGCCTGGCGGTCGGGATCCTGGTCGGCCTCACCGGCATGGGCGCAGGTTCGCTGATGACGCCGATCCTGATCAGCGTCTTCGGCATCCCGCCGTCGACCGCCGTCGGCAGCGACCTGATCTACGCTGCGATCACGAAGGTGTTCGGGGCCGCCCGCCACACCCAGCTGAAGAACGTGAACCGCGAGCTGGGCCTGTGGATGGGCGTCGGCAGCGTGCCGGCCGCCATCCTCGGCGTCTTCACGCTCTACGAGATCTTCCCGCGGATCGGGGTGAACGTCGACACGGTGCTGCTCGACACGATCGGCACGGTGCTCGTGATCGTCGGCCTCACGGTCGCCGTCCGGACATTCATCACGATCCCCGGCCTCTGGGACGCGAGCCGGCTCCCGACCGACGGGCCGCTGACGCAGTCGCACAAGACGCTCGCCGTCGCGATCGGCGTGGTGTTCGGGTTCATCCTCGGCCTGACGTCGGTCGGCTCGGGCGTGTTCTTCGGCATCGCGCTGGTCACGCTGTTCCCGCTCAGCGCGCGCCGCGTAGTCGGCACCGACCTGTTCCACGCGATGCTGGTCACGATCGCCGCCGGACTGGCCACGATCGCGTTCGGCGCCCCCAACTACAGCGTCGTCGGATCGATCCTGATCGGCTCGATCCCCGGCATCCTGATCGGCTCGCACTTCACCCACCGCGCCCCCGAGCGCGCCCTCCGCGGGGCGATCGCACTGGTGCTGGCGGCGTCGGGTCTGAAGACGCTCGACGCAGCGCCGGTCTGGTACGTGGTGGGCGGCGCGCTGGTCGCGATCGTCGCCGGCCTGTACGTGGCCCGCGGCGAGCGGCTGGCCGCGGCGCTGCAGCGCTCCTAG